From the Lepidochelys kempii isolate rLepKem1 chromosome 2, rLepKem1.hap2, whole genome shotgun sequence genome, one window contains:
- the IBA57 gene encoding putative transferase CAF17, mitochondrial, translating to MLVRAGAALLGLPRSPRPWVGGGGGMRRLSGGAPPPPAAVRSFPLSRALLRVQGPEAATFLQGLLTNDVERLVSGGADRPPEGGAPPPRAQYTHALNVQGRCLYDIILYRLHESQEEEPNILLECDCSVLDSVQKHLKLYKIRRKVDIAPCLDLSLWAVIPEEQSGDVSSILDKCADKTLVLTPDPRAEVMGWRLITNKEENPLEIIPGSHIGNISDYHRHRYKQGIAEGVKDIPPRVALPLESNLAYMNGISFTKGCYIGQELTARTHHMGVIRKRLLPVQLSAPLPLGSIPEGAAILTESGKSAGKYRAGGDELGIALLRLANINEPLHISLPGDTSVNLTACIPNWWPKTTNK from the exons ATGTTGGTGAGGGCGGGCGCGGCGCTGCTAGGTctgccccgcagcccccgccCGTGGGTAGGTGGGGGCGGAGGGATGAGGCGGCTGAGCGggggcgcccctcccccacccgcggCTGTTCGGAGCTTCCCGCTCAGCCGCGCGCTCCTGCGCGTGCAGGGGCCCGAGGcggccaccttcttgcaggggCTGCTCACCAATGACGTGGAGCGACTGGTGTCGGGTGGGGCGGACCGTCCCCCGGAGGGCGGGGCTCCCCCGCCACGCGCTCAGTACACGCATGCGCTCAACGTGCAGGGCCGGTGCCTCTATGATATCATCCTCTACAG GCTTCATGAAAGTCAAGAAGAGGAACCAAATATCCTGCTGGAGTGTGACTGCTCAGTGCTGGATTCTGTTCAAAAGCATTTGAAATTGTACAAGATCCGGAGGAAAGTAGATATAGCCCCCTGCCTTGATCTCTCTTTGTGGGCAGTCATCCCAGAGGAACAGTCTGGAGATGTTTCCAGTATCCTTGATAAATGTGCAGACAAAACTTTGGTTTTAACTCCTGATCCCAGAGCAGAAGTCATGGGTTGGAGATTGATTACAAACAAAGAGGAAAATCCACTAGAAATTATCCCTGGAAGTCATATAGGAAATATTAGCGATTATCATAGGCACAGGTACAAACAAG GAATAGCTGAAGGTGTAAAAGACATCCCCCCAAGAGTAGCCTTGCCACTGGAATCCAACCTGGCCTACATGAATGGCATCAGTTTTACCAAAGGCTGTTATATTGGGCAGGAGTTAACAGCCAGGACCCACCACATGGGTGTCATCCGCAAACGCCTATTGCCAGTGCAGCTTTCAGCTCCTTTGCCATTGGGAAGCATTCCCGAGGGTGCTGCAATCTTAACTGAATCGGGAAAGTCAGCTGGCAAGTACCGCGCTGGTGGAGATGAACTTGGCATAGCTTTGCTGCGATTAGCTAACATAAATGAGCCACTTCATATCAGTTTACCAGGCGACACTAGTGTGAACCTTACTGCATGTATACCTAACTGGTGGCCAAAAACTACCAACAAATAA